In the genome of Zobellia nedashkovskayae, the window GCTTAAAATCGCTTAATAGTTGTTTCATAAAGAGTAAATTAAATTGAGTTGGATTAGTTAAATCTGGTTGAATTACAACAAAACTATAAAATATTACGAATTACGCAACCGATTGCGTAAATTAATTACATAAAAATTGACAATTACTCAATTTTATCATCCAAAACAGAGACAAACACATTAAATAAGATTTAAAAATGCAATAAATTAAAAATTAGTCTTGTATATTTCAATTTGTTACGTAATATTGTTGCACTAAAATTGCACTAGTGAAATGGCAAAAAAAATAACTATATATGACTTGGCACAGAAACTTAACATCTCTCCAGCCACCGTCAGCAGAAGTCTAAATGATCATCCGGCAATTAGTCAGAAGACAAAAGACAAAGTATTATTAGTAGCAAAAGAAACCGGCTACAGGATGAATAAGTTTGCGGCGAATCTGAGCAAACAAAAATCTAATACAATTGGAGTTATTGTTCCTAAGTTGAATTCTAACTTTATGTCTACGGTTTTGTCCGGTATTGAAAAGATTGCAAATGATGTTGGGTACAACCTAATAATTAGTCAATCTTTAGAATCTGAAGAAAAAGAAAAACTTAACGCAAAAACCCTTTTTGATAGTGGCGTGGATGCTCTACTTGTTTCACTGGCATACGAAACTGAAAACTTTGACCACTTTACCACTTATACGGACAGGAAGATTCCGCTCTTATTTTTTGATAGAGTGTGTGATTTGCCCAACTGTCCTACTATTTCTATAGATAATCATGCCGCAGGTTTTGATGCTACACAACACCTCATTGAACAAGGATGTAAAAATATTGTACATATAAGCGGAAGTCTTAAACGTAATGTTTATTCAGATAGATATGATGGTTATCAAAGAGCCTTATATAAAAATGATATACCGTTCAGAAAAGAAAACCTCTATGAGAGTGACCTTAGTATAGAGAACGTAAAAACATTTGTTGACCGAATAAAAAATTCAGAACATAAAGTGGATGGTATTTTTGTATCGAACGACACTTTTGCCGTACAATGTATACTAGGGTTAAAGAAAGAAGGCTACAGAGTACCAGAAGACATCAAAGTTATCGGGTTTAACAATGACCCTGTTTCCGAAGTAATATCACCCAATTTAACAACTATTGAATATCCCGGTTACAAAATGGGTATTCTAGCAGGAGAGAGCATCATCAGTCACCTTAGTGGTTCTATCAACATCCAATCTGCAGACCAAATCCTCATTAAACATAAATTAATTAAAAGAGAATCTACAAGACTCTAAAACACAATTATCACCGATGAAAAAGAACATTACCATCCTATTTTTATTTGTTACTGGTTTCATTTTTTCTCAGCAAATTGAAGAATTTAAAATTACAGAAGAATGGCTTGCTAAAATAGAACAGTTAGCTCCCTCTGAAACTACCGTTAAAAATGTGTCCAAAAAGAAAATACTAGTCTTCTCAAAGCCAACGGGATTTGACCATTGGACTATTCCTCATAATGTGGAAATGTTGAAAATAATAGGAAAAAAATCGAATGCTTTTGAAATACATGTTGGGTATGACATTGAGAGTTTTGATAAAAAGAACCTTAAAAAATATGATGCAATCGTTTTCAATAACTGTAATCCTTCCGGACCAAAAAGGGATTTATTTTGGGATTTATTGCACATGAACACCAATCTTCCTGACAATGATATAGCAGCATTATCAAAACAATATGAAACGAACATCATGAATTACGTGGCTAAAGGCGGCGGATTAATGATATTGCATGGTGCTATTACCGTTCAAAACAATTCTAAAGAGTTTAGCAAAATGACGGGCGGCAGCTTTGATTACCATCCTAAACCACAAGAAATGCATGTTAAGGAGGTAGACCCCATGCATCCTTT includes:
- a CDS encoding LacI family DNA-binding transcriptional regulator; translated protein: MAKKITIYDLAQKLNISPATVSRSLNDHPAISQKTKDKVLLVAKETGYRMNKFAANLSKQKSNTIGVIVPKLNSNFMSTVLSGIEKIANDVGYNLIISQSLESEEKEKLNAKTLFDSGVDALLVSLAYETENFDHFTTYTDRKIPLLFFDRVCDLPNCPTISIDNHAAGFDATQHLIEQGCKNIVHISGSLKRNVYSDRYDGYQRALYKNDIPFRKENLYESDLSIENVKTFVDRIKNSEHKVDGIFVSNDTFAVQCILGLKKEGYRVPEDIKVIGFNNDPVSEVISPNLTTIEYPGYKMGILAGESIISHLSGSINIQSADQILIKHKLIKRESTRL
- a CDS encoding ThuA domain-containing protein; translated protein: MKKNITILFLFVTGFIFSQQIEEFKITEEWLAKIEQLAPSETTVKNVSKKKILVFSKPTGFDHWTIPHNVEMLKIIGKKSNAFEIHVGYDIESFDKKNLKKYDAIVFNNCNPSGPKRDLFWDLLHMNTNLPDNDIAALSKQYETNIMNYVAKGGGLMILHGAITVQNNSKEFSKMTGGSFDYHPKPQEMHVKEVDPMHPLVQAFKGNGLTHVDEPYFFNNAYFDYNFRPLLYIEIDKLVDMRKEVDEKINYVSWIKRHGKGRVFYSSPSHNAQSLDHPELLQFFLDGLQYVVGDLKCDDSPIGK